Proteins encoded within one genomic window of Streptomyces sp. NBC_00523:
- a CDS encoding LLM class flavin-dependent oxidoreductase — MKIGVNVPNFGPGTDPGVLRDWARTVEGLGFDLLMLSDHVAITPDVAERYPAPFYEPFTTLSWLAGLTTRVRLGTTVLIAPYRHPLLTARMAANLDALSGGRFVLGVGVGWARQEFAALGIPFERRGRLTDEVLRDLREAWADTAAYGDRRVPVWIGGNSDAGLRRAVRFGDAWHPLRCTMPWLREGADRLRAAASEQGLAVPAFAPRIALRLTPAPVDGPERLAGEGTIDQIMDDLDRLRLLGADTVVLDPYHGDPPETLRPQPARQALATVAAHLSTTEQP; from the coding sequence GTGAAGATCGGCGTGAACGTCCCCAATTTCGGCCCCGGCACCGACCCCGGCGTCCTGCGCGACTGGGCGCGGACCGTGGAGGGCCTGGGCTTCGACCTGCTGATGCTCTCCGACCACGTGGCCATCACGCCCGACGTCGCCGAGCGCTACCCGGCCCCCTTCTACGAGCCCTTCACCACCCTGTCGTGGCTTGCGGGCCTCACCACCCGCGTCCGCCTCGGCACGACGGTGCTCATCGCCCCCTACCGCCACCCCCTGCTGACCGCCCGCATGGCCGCCAACCTGGACGCACTCAGCGGCGGACGCTTCGTCCTCGGCGTCGGAGTGGGCTGGGCCCGGCAGGAGTTCGCCGCCCTCGGTATCCCCTTCGAGCGGCGCGGGCGCCTCACGGACGAGGTGCTGCGGGACCTCCGGGAGGCGTGGGCGGACACCGCCGCCTACGGGGACCGGCGCGTCCCGGTCTGGATCGGCGGCAACAGCGACGCGGGCCTGCGGCGGGCCGTACGGTTCGGCGACGCCTGGCACCCCCTGCGCTGCACGATGCCGTGGCTCCGGGAGGGCGCGGACCGGCTGCGGGCCGCCGCGTCCGAACAGGGCCTCGCCGTCCCCGCGTTCGCGCCGCGGATCGCGCTCCGGCTCACCCCGGCACCGGTCGACGGGCCCGAACGCCTCGCGGGCGAGGGCACGATCGACCAGATCATGGACGACCTGGACCGGCTGCGGCTGCTGGGCGCCGACACCGTCGTCCTCGACCCGTACCACGGCGACCCTCCCGAGACCTTGCGCCCGCAGCCCGCCCGCCAGGCCCTCGCCACGGTCGCCGCCCACCTCTCGACCACGGAGCAGCCATGA
- a CDS encoding ATP-binding protein: protein MNGLPLTWEFLAVPQAVPEVRQILRERFDGEDASDLVLCVSELLANVITHVGERTPVALRVSATPSGRVRVAVSDPAAAVWPVLRETDPEGTSGRGLQLLDALALRWGVDQSPHRKTVWCELRAPKRRAGLRSGRAGAAASYGFLYNQ from the coding sequence ATGAACGGCCTGCCGCTGACATGGGAGTTCCTGGCGGTCCCGCAGGCGGTGCCGGAGGTCCGGCAGATACTGCGGGAGCGGTTCGACGGCGAGGACGCAAGCGATCTCGTCCTGTGCGTCAGCGAGTTGCTGGCCAACGTCATCACTCACGTGGGGGAGCGCACGCCGGTGGCCCTACGCGTGAGCGCGACGCCCTCGGGGCGCGTACGGGTCGCAGTGAGCGACCCCGCAGCGGCGGTCTGGCCGGTCCTCCGCGAAACCGACCCGGAGGGCACGTCGGGCCGCGGCCTCCAGCTCCTGGACGCACTCGCCCTCCGCTGGGGCGTGGACCAGTCCCCGCACCGCAAGACGGTCTGGTGCGAGCTGCGGGCCCCGAAGCGGCGGGCAGGCCTTCGGTCTGGCAGGGCGGGGGCAGCAGCGTCATATGGATTTCTGTATAATCAGTGA
- a CDS encoding dihydrofolate reductase family protein: MRKVIVTTFLTLDGVMQAPGGPEEDPESGFTHGGWQKPTYDEGVGEAIADWYADTDAMLLGRKTYDIFAGYWPTADPDNPFTERMNSMHKYVASRTLTSVDWQNSTLLTGDTADAVRRLKETEGRNINVVGSGDLAQTLMREDLVDEYRLTIHPVILGTGKRLFADGAIPTALEPVTVTGTKGGTVLAVYRPAGRPAYDSF, encoded by the coding sequence ATGCGCAAGGTCATCGTCACCACGTTCCTGACCCTCGACGGCGTCATGCAGGCCCCCGGCGGCCCCGAGGAGGACCCCGAGAGCGGCTTCACGCACGGCGGCTGGCAGAAGCCCACGTACGACGAGGGCGTCGGTGAGGCGATCGCCGACTGGTACGCGGACACGGACGCGATGCTGCTCGGCCGCAAGACGTACGACATCTTCGCCGGGTACTGGCCGACCGCCGACCCGGACAACCCGTTCACGGAACGTATGAACTCCATGCACAAGTACGTGGCATCCCGCACCCTGACGTCCGTGGACTGGCAGAACTCCACCCTCCTGACCGGCGACACCGCCGACGCCGTACGCCGCCTGAAGGAGACCGAGGGCCGCAACATCAACGTCGTCGGCAGCGGCGACCTCGCCCAGACCCTGATGCGCGAGGACCTGGTGGACGAGTACCGCCTCACCATCCACCCGGTCATCCTCGGCACCGGCAAACGCCTCTTCGCCGACGGCGCGATCCCCACCGCCCTGGAGCCGGTCACGGTCACGGGCACGAAGGGCGGCACGGTCCTGGCCGTCTACCGGCCCGCGGGACGGCCTGCGTACGACAGCTTCTAG
- a CDS encoding type II toxin-antitoxin system RelE/ParE family toxin yields MLGQGDRWVAEVEPEVRQWLELLKDTHYDKAERAVDMLVDRPTTLGEPYTRHLGGKVRELRFTMDGNAVRITYWLAPGQRIVLLTVFRKTRQRESAEVERAQQAQKACEAGHGPAEHSYERTGEES; encoded by the coding sequence ATGTTGGGTCAGGGTGACCGGTGGGTGGCCGAGGTCGAGCCGGAGGTCCGGCAGTGGCTGGAGCTCCTGAAGGACACGCATTACGACAAGGCTGAACGCGCTGTCGACATGCTCGTGGACCGGCCGACCACGTTGGGGGAGCCGTACACCCGCCACCTCGGCGGCAAGGTGCGGGAGCTGCGCTTCACCATGGACGGCAACGCCGTACGGATCACGTACTGGCTCGCCCCCGGACAGCGCATCGTGCTGCTGACGGTCTTCCGTAAGACCAGACAGCGCGAGAGCGCCGAGGTCGAGCGGGCCCAGCAGGCTCAGAAGGCCTGTGAGGCCGGTCATGGCCCTGCTGAGCACAGTTACGAGCGGACCGGTGAGGAGAGCTGA
- a CDS encoding helix-turn-helix domain-containing protein: MNHSEWRTRRTRKLLGETVEESSAYTEAGYAFALGQAVYDRRRVLGMSQTELARRAEMTQPQISNIEGGDSVPTLPLLTRLAKALDASLTIDLDHDTSAFTFTPHGSDEPEAGRGSERGSAA; this comes from the coding sequence ATGAATCACTCCGAGTGGAGGACCCGCAGGACCAGGAAACTCCTGGGGGAGACGGTCGAGGAGTCCTCCGCCTACACCGAAGCCGGATATGCCTTCGCCCTCGGCCAAGCCGTTTACGACCGGCGCAGGGTACTCGGCATGTCTCAGACGGAACTGGCACGTCGTGCCGAGATGACCCAGCCGCAGATCTCCAACATCGAGGGTGGGGATTCGGTGCCGACGCTCCCGTTGCTCACCCGTCTGGCCAAGGCCCTGGACGCGTCCCTGACGATCGACCTCGACCACGACACCTCGGCCTTCACCTTCACGCCGCACGGAAGCGACGAGCCGGAAGCGGGGCGCGGAAGCGAACGGGGATCGGCGGCCTGA
- a CDS encoding SDR family oxidoreductase: MSGTGSLEGQVVVVTGAARGVGELLARKLSARGAILALVGLEPDELKKVSARLHGESDHWHADVTDHEAMARVAEDVKARFGKVDIVVANAGVASGGPLVDSDPVAWRRVIEVNLIGGAVTARAFLPVLMESRGYFLQIASLAAMTPAPMMSAYCASKSGVEAFAHSLRAEVGYKGVKVGVGYLSWTDTDMVRGADEDDVMRDLRKRLPWPTNRTYPLGPAVDRIVAGIERRSAHVYAQWWLRGMQSVRGYLPTLIGVVGQREMRRFGPRMEGMRKGLVGAGGAADQQERAMRTERE; encoded by the coding sequence ATGAGCGGCACGGGAAGTCTCGAAGGACAGGTCGTCGTCGTCACCGGCGCGGCACGCGGCGTCGGCGAACTCCTCGCCCGCAAGCTCTCCGCCCGGGGCGCGATCCTCGCCCTCGTCGGCCTCGAACCCGACGAGCTGAAGAAGGTGTCGGCCCGCCTCCACGGTGAGAGCGACCACTGGCACGCGGATGTCACCGACCACGAGGCGATGGCCCGCGTCGCGGAGGACGTGAAGGCGCGCTTCGGCAAGGTCGACATCGTCGTCGCCAACGCGGGCGTCGCCTCCGGCGGCCCCTTGGTCGACTCCGACCCCGTCGCCTGGCGCCGCGTCATCGAGGTCAACCTCATCGGCGGCGCGGTGACGGCTCGCGCCTTCCTGCCCGTGCTGATGGAGAGCCGTGGCTACTTCCTCCAGATCGCGTCCCTCGCCGCGATGACCCCGGCCCCGATGATGAGCGCCTACTGCGCCTCCAAGTCCGGCGTCGAGGCGTTCGCGCACAGCCTGCGCGCCGAGGTCGGCTACAAGGGCGTGAAGGTCGGCGTCGGCTACCTCTCCTGGACGGACACCGACATGGTGCGCGGCGCCGACGAGGACGATGTCATGCGGGACCTGCGGAAGCGGCTGCCCTGGCCCACCAACCGCACGTACCCCCTCGGCCCCGCCGTCGACCGCATCGTCGCCGGGATCGAGCGCCGCTCCGCCCATGTCTACGCCCAGTGGTGGCTGCGCGGCATGCAGTCCGTACGCGGCTACCTGCCGACTCTCATCGGCGTCGTCGGCCAGCGCGAGATGCGCCGCTTCGGCCCCCGCATGGAGGGCATGAGGAAGGGCCTCGTCGGTGCCGGAGGCGCCGCTGACCAGCAGGAACGTGCCATGCGTACGGAGCGTGAGTGA
- a CDS encoding nucleoside deaminase, whose product MTTTADHTLLRRAIALAAEARDTGNPPFGSLLAAPDGTVLAEDRNTTLTDHDITAHPELKLARWAAAELEAATAAATTMYTSCEPCAMCAAVIQQAGLGRVVFALSGDQLLAIRPGNNRPPVPQEGPALLEEVRAAMEPYYRVKRP is encoded by the coding sequence ATGACCACGACCGCCGACCACACCCTCCTCCGGCGCGCCATCGCCCTCGCCGCCGAGGCCCGCGACACCGGCAACCCGCCGTTCGGCTCGCTGCTCGCGGCCCCGGACGGCACGGTGCTCGCGGAGGACCGCAACACGACGCTCACCGACCACGACATCACCGCCCACCCCGAGCTGAAACTCGCCCGCTGGGCGGCGGCGGAACTGGAAGCGGCGACGGCCGCCGCCACGACGATGTACACCAGCTGCGAGCCCTGCGCGATGTGCGCGGCGGTCATCCAGCAGGCGGGTCTGGGCCGCGTCGTCTTCGCCCTCTCCGGTGACCAGCTCCTGGCCATCCGTCCGGGCAACAACCGCCCGCCCGTACCGCAGGAGGGTCCGGCCCTGCTGGAGGAGGTACGGGCGGCGATGGAGCCGTACTACCGCGTCAAGCGGCCTTGA
- a CDS encoding DUF5753 domain-containing protein, producing MAKEIDGSAGVPQFYGKELRYQRETAGLTMEKLLDGSYYGIAMLSAVEHGHRRMPPPLAAHVDQKLSTDFFTRRCEDVREAQSKGHAAFFAGIAEAEVRARTINEWSGNLIPGLLQTPAYARAVIQATHPLDTPEEVQVKIDARQERAKLFADPKKPEYWVVLDESVLRHPLLEPAEMAEQLDHIAALVQSRRVVLQILPWNAATRPISEMPLLLLDFDDEPPLFYTEGAYHGQTIDDPGLVKQYRNAYDRLRAAALPPEVSLALLKKAAEEFRNGQHHP from the coding sequence GTGGCCAAGGAGATCGATGGTTCGGCGGGAGTGCCGCAGTTCTACGGGAAGGAGCTGCGGTACCAGAGGGAGACGGCGGGCCTGACCATGGAGAAGCTGCTGGACGGCAGCTACTACGGAATCGCCATGCTCAGCGCGGTCGAGCACGGCCACCGCCGCATGCCGCCTCCGCTCGCCGCGCACGTGGACCAGAAGCTGAGCACGGACTTTTTCACTCGGCGCTGTGAAGACGTTCGGGAGGCCCAGAGCAAGGGGCACGCCGCGTTCTTCGCGGGCATCGCGGAAGCGGAAGTCCGTGCCCGGACCATCAACGAGTGGTCAGGGAATCTGATCCCGGGACTCCTCCAGACCCCCGCCTACGCGCGAGCCGTCATCCAGGCGACGCACCCTCTGGACACTCCCGAGGAGGTGCAAGTCAAGATCGACGCCCGACAGGAACGAGCCAAGTTGTTCGCCGATCCCAAGAAACCCGAGTACTGGGTGGTCCTGGACGAATCGGTGCTCCGCCATCCACTGCTGGAACCGGCTGAGATGGCCGAGCAGTTGGATCACATCGCCGCCTTGGTGCAAAGCCGCCGGGTCGTTCTACAGATTCTCCCGTGGAACGCGGCCACCCGCCCCATCAGCGAGATGCCGCTGCTGCTCCTGGACTTCGACGACGAGCCGCCGCTGTTCTACACCGAGGGCGCTTACCACGGGCAGACCATCGATGATCCGGGGCTCGTTAAGCAGTACCGCAACGCATACGATCGCCTCAGGGCCGCCGCGCTGCCGCCAGAGGTGTCCCTCGCCCTGCTGAAGAAGGCGGCTGAGGAGTTCCGGAATGGCCAGCACCACCCTTGA
- a CDS encoding RNA polymerase sigma-70 factor yields the protein MGKAEEFEELRALLFSIAYRILGSVAEAEDAVQETWLRYDASATRPDSVKAFLSTTVTRIAIDVLRSARVRREEYVGPWLPEPLLDDPYADPARAAELADSVSMASLLLLERLSPLERSVFVLREVFAFGFGDIAAAVGRSEAACRQLLVRARRHMHEGRPRFEADRAEQRELAGRFFDALSRGDVDGLRSLLSADVQLVGDGGGKAPQLARTVVGADNAARLLATVYPLMAEAGITCEPREVNGRPGALFRVRDGGVLHILSLDVRDGQIQTVRSVINPDKLGHLGPVADAWAADREVRALRKREG from the coding sequence ATGGGCAAGGCCGAGGAATTCGAGGAGCTGCGGGCGCTGCTGTTCTCGATCGCGTACCGCATCCTGGGCAGCGTCGCGGAAGCGGAGGACGCCGTCCAGGAGACCTGGCTCCGCTACGACGCCTCGGCCACCCGGCCGGATTCGGTGAAGGCGTTCCTCTCCACCACGGTCACCCGGATCGCGATCGACGTGCTGCGGTCGGCCCGGGTGCGGCGGGAGGAGTACGTCGGCCCGTGGCTGCCGGAGCCGCTGCTGGACGACCCGTACGCGGACCCGGCGCGCGCCGCCGAGCTGGCGGACTCGGTGTCGATGGCGTCGCTGCTCCTCCTGGAACGGCTGAGTCCGCTGGAGCGGTCGGTGTTCGTGCTGCGGGAGGTCTTCGCCTTCGGCTTCGGGGACATCGCGGCGGCGGTGGGCCGCTCCGAGGCGGCCTGCCGTCAGCTGCTCGTACGGGCCCGGCGCCACATGCACGAGGGGCGGCCCCGGTTCGAGGCGGACCGCGCGGAGCAGCGGGAGCTGGCGGGCCGGTTCTTCGACGCGCTGTCCCGGGGCGATGTGGACGGGCTGCGGAGCCTGCTCTCCGCCGACGTCCAGCTCGTCGGCGACGGCGGCGGCAAGGCCCCGCAGCTGGCCCGGACGGTCGTCGGCGCGGACAACGCGGCCCGGCTGCTGGCCACGGTCTACCCGCTCATGGCCGAGGCGGGCATCACCTGCGAACCGCGCGAGGTCAACGGCCGCCCGGGGGCGCTGTTCCGGGTGCGCGACGGGGGCGTGCTCCACATCCTGTCCCTGGACGTGCGGGACGGGCAGATCCAGACGGTCCGCTCCGTCATCAACCCGGACAAGCTCGGCCACCTGGGCCCGGTGGCGGACGCGTGGGCGGCGGACCGCGAGGTTCGGGCGCTGCGCAAGCGGGAGGGCTGA
- a CDS encoding dihydrofolate reductase family protein has protein sequence MRTLISTAFVSLDGVVEAPGGEPGYRNSGWTFKGIDFLPEAYAIKGREQEEAGALMMGRLSYEAFSPVWPGMEEFAGYKAMPKYVVSTTLTEDGLVDTWGETHILRSLDDVAALKATDGGPVIVHGSATLNHALSDAGLIDRYHLLVFPLLLGAGKRLFSAADKDTQHLKLVEHEAFPNGIQKNVFDVVR, from the coding sequence ATGCGCACACTCATCAGCACCGCCTTCGTCTCCCTCGACGGTGTGGTCGAGGCCCCGGGCGGCGAGCCCGGTTACCGGAACTCCGGCTGGACCTTCAAGGGCATCGACTTCCTGCCCGAGGCGTACGCGATCAAGGGCCGGGAGCAGGAGGAGGCCGGGGCGCTCATGATGGGGCGGCTCAGCTACGAGGCGTTCAGCCCCGTGTGGCCGGGCATGGAGGAGTTCGCCGGGTACAAGGCGATGCCCAAGTACGTCGTCTCCACGACGCTCACCGAGGACGGCCTCGTGGACACCTGGGGCGAGACCCACATCCTCCGCTCCCTGGACGACGTCGCCGCGCTCAAGGCGACCGACGGCGGGCCGGTCATCGTCCACGGGAGCGCCACCCTCAACCACGCGCTCTCCGACGCCGGTCTGATCGACCGCTACCACCTCCTCGTCTTCCCGCTGCTCCTCGGCGCCGGGAAGCGCCTGTTCAGCGCGGCCGACAAGGACACCCAGCACCTGAAGCTCGTGGAGCACGAGGCGTTCCCCAACGGCATCCAGAAAAACGTCTTCGACGTCGTCCGCTGA
- a CDS encoding DinB family protein has translation MIDDAVKQRLHDNLRNAREAVLWKLDGLGEYDIRRPLTWTGTNLLGLVKHLSFWEARYFGEVFGRPFPEPLPRWQDNEPGGPEMWASEEESREEITGRYRRAWAHTDATIAALPLDAPGRVEWWGRPEVRLSDIMIHMHGETARHAGHADILREQLDHATGRVAAIVEKPQDDAFWEAHRAKVERAAKAAAEGA, from the coding sequence ATGATCGATGACGCGGTGAAACAACGTCTCCACGACAACCTGCGGAACGCCCGTGAGGCCGTCCTGTGGAAGCTCGACGGGCTCGGCGAGTACGACATCCGGCGGCCGCTGACCTGGACCGGGACCAATCTGCTGGGGCTCGTCAAGCACCTGTCGTTCTGGGAGGCCCGGTACTTCGGCGAGGTCTTCGGGCGGCCGTTCCCCGAGCCCCTTCCCCGCTGGCAGGACAACGAACCGGGCGGCCCGGAGATGTGGGCATCCGAGGAGGAGTCCCGGGAGGAGATCACCGGGCGCTACCGACGGGCGTGGGCGCACACCGACGCGACCATTGCCGCGCTCCCGCTCGACGCGCCCGGGCGGGTCGAGTGGTGGGGGCGGCCCGAGGTGCGGCTGTCCGACATCATGATCCACATGCACGGCGAGACCGCCCGCCACGCGGGCCACGCCGACATCCTCCGCGAACAGCTCGACCACGCGACGGGCCGGGTGGCCGCGATCGTCGAAAAGCCCCAGGACGACGCGTTCTGGGAGGCCCACCGCGCGAAGGTCGAACGCGCGGCGAAGGCGGCCGCCGAAGGCGCGTAA
- a CDS encoding MerR family transcriptional regulator has translation MDGNALLSIGELARRAGLSVKTIRYYSDRGIVAPAARTPAGYRRYGADAVARLGLVRTLRELGLGLDTIRKVADQELSLPDVAAAHAEALEAQIRVLRLRQALLAAVAERRLTPEETDLMHQLARLTDDERRRLVADFLHAVFDGLALDGVARTLTPELPGDPDAEQTRAWAEWAALAQDPGFRAGLRRTLREVAAEQPRGGVPRRGFAAAVRELVAPALAAGLDPASPDADPVVAAITAEHAQPDALLPRLRRLNDPRRDRYVQLLAVINGWPAPESPAPALDWAAEAVRVRTP, from the coding sequence ATGGACGGCAACGCGCTCCTCTCGATCGGGGAGCTGGCCCGGCGGGCCGGGCTCAGTGTGAAGACGATCCGGTACTACTCCGATCGCGGGATCGTGGCGCCGGCCGCCCGTACCCCGGCCGGTTACCGCCGCTACGGCGCCGACGCCGTGGCGCGTCTCGGCCTCGTACGGACCCTGCGGGAGCTCGGGCTCGGCCTGGACACGATCCGCAAGGTGGCCGACCAGGAGCTGTCGTTGCCCGATGTCGCGGCGGCGCACGCGGAGGCGCTGGAGGCGCAGATCCGCGTGCTGCGCCTGCGGCAGGCGCTGCTGGCCGCCGTGGCCGAGCGCCGGCTCACCCCTGAGGAGACCGATCTCATGCATCAGCTCGCCCGCCTCACCGACGACGAACGCCGCCGCCTCGTCGCCGACTTCCTCCACGCGGTCTTCGACGGCCTCGCGCTCGACGGGGTCGCCCGGACGCTGACACCGGAGCTGCCCGGCGATCCCGACGCCGAGCAGACCCGCGCCTGGGCGGAGTGGGCCGCGCTCGCCCAGGACCCCGGATTCCGCGCCGGGCTGCGGCGGACCCTCCGGGAGGTCGCCGCCGAGCAGCCCCGAGGCGGCGTCCCCCGGCGCGGCTTCGCCGCCGCCGTCCGCGAGCTCGTCGCCCCCGCCCTGGCCGCCGGGCTCGACCCCGCCTCGCCCGACGCGGACCCCGTCGTCGCGGCGATCACGGCCGAGCACGCCCAGCCCGACGCGCTCCTCCCCCGGCTCCGGCGCCTCAACGATCCGCGCCGCGACCGTTACGTACAGCTGCTCGCCGTGATCAACGGGTGGCCCGCGCCCGAGAGTCCGGCGCCCGCGCTCGACTGGGCCGCCGAGGCCGTACGCGTACGGACGCCATGA
- a CDS encoding carboxymuconolactone decarboxylase family protein, with translation MNARLNYFANPAAGKALKHFMAFGREMKGLPLPAATQELVALRVSQINGCAACIDMHTKEAAEAGESAVRLHLVAAWREATVFTDAERAALALAEQGTRTAGAGTGVDDATWATAAALYDEEQLTALVMLVSFMNAVNRLNIITQQPAGDYKPGQFH, from the coding sequence GTGAACGCACGTCTCAACTACTTCGCCAACCCGGCCGCCGGCAAGGCGCTGAAGCACTTCATGGCGTTCGGCCGGGAGATGAAGGGACTGCCGCTGCCCGCCGCGACGCAGGAGCTCGTCGCCCTGCGCGTCAGCCAGATCAACGGCTGCGCGGCCTGCATCGACATGCACACGAAGGAGGCCGCCGAGGCCGGGGAGAGCGCGGTGCGGCTGCATCTCGTCGCGGCCTGGCGGGAGGCCACCGTGTTCACCGACGCGGAGCGCGCGGCCCTCGCGCTGGCCGAGCAGGGCACGCGTACCGCCGGCGCGGGTACGGGGGTGGACGACGCCACCTGGGCGACGGCCGCCGCGCTCTACGACGAGGAGCAGCTGACCGCGCTCGTCATGCTGGTGTCGTTCATGAACGCGGTGAACCGGCTGAACATCATCACGCAGCAGCCTGCGGGCGACTACAAGCCCGGACAGTTCCACTGA
- a CDS encoding Lrp/AsnC family transcriptional regulator: MTGNLDSTDWAILDELQRDGRIAFTELARRVNLSASATTERVRRLESAGIVTGYRAEVDLERAGYVALAVVRLKYPGSRHEPLRRMLKERTEILECLRTTGDDCYVLKVAATSMAHLEEIVDELAEFGSTTTNLVFSRTLPFRGPGEPRERSRP; encoded by the coding sequence ATGACCGGGAATCTCGACTCGACGGACTGGGCGATCCTGGACGAGCTCCAGCGGGACGGCCGGATCGCCTTCACGGAGCTGGCGCGGCGGGTGAACCTGAGCGCGTCCGCGACGACGGAACGGGTGCGGCGGCTGGAATCGGCCGGGATCGTCACGGGCTACCGCGCGGAGGTGGACCTCGAACGGGCCGGGTACGTGGCGCTGGCGGTGGTCCGGCTGAAGTACCCCGGCAGCCGGCACGAACCGCTGCGCCGGATGCTCAAGGAGCGTACGGAGATCCTGGAGTGCCTGCGTACCACCGGGGACGACTGCTACGTCCTCAAGGTGGCGGCCACCTCGATGGCGCACCTGGAGGAGATCGTGGACGAGCTGGCCGAGTTCGGGAGCACGACGACGAATCTCGTGTTCAGCCGGACGCTGCCGTTCCGGGGGCCGGGCGAGCCCCGGGAGCGCTCGCGTCCGTAA
- a CDS encoding polysaccharide deacetylase family protein — MAKHRERTWHSRLIAAALGVTALAAATSMWTAQAGTTEGQRPVAVTSHHDRPVAAKVAEDIAHASDKGPQGVNITIDDGPDPTWTPQVLRLLKENGVKATFCMVGTQAQAYPDLVKAVVAGGHRLCNHTVSHDVTMDKKSEAYQAKEILDAERMITKASGGVHPQYYRAPGGAFTPYSRKLAASHGMRPLGWNVDTKDFEHPGADAIVATVKREIANGPTVLFHDAGGDRSQTLAALGQVLPWLREQGYAYGFPVR; from the coding sequence ATGGCTAAGCACAGGGAGCGGACGTGGCACAGCCGCCTCATCGCGGCGGCTCTCGGGGTCACGGCACTGGCCGCGGCCACCTCGATGTGGACCGCGCAGGCCGGCACCACCGAGGGACAGCGGCCGGTGGCCGTCACGTCGCACCATGACCGGCCCGTGGCCGCGAAGGTCGCGGAGGACATCGCCCACGCGTCGGACAAGGGCCCCCAGGGCGTCAACATCACCATCGACGACGGCCCGGACCCCACGTGGACGCCCCAGGTGCTGCGGCTCCTGAAGGAGAACGGGGTCAAGGCCACGTTCTGCATGGTGGGCACCCAGGCCCAGGCGTACCCCGACCTGGTCAAGGCCGTCGTGGCGGGCGGTCACCGCCTGTGCAATCACACCGTCTCGCACGACGTCACCATGGACAAGAAGTCCGAGGCGTACCAGGCCAAGGAGATCCTGGACGCCGAGCGGATGATCACCAAGGCGTCGGGCGGCGTCCACCCGCAGTACTACCGCGCCCCGGGCGGCGCGTTCACCCCGTACAGCCGGAAGCTCGCCGCCTCGCACGGGATGCGGCCGCTGGGCTGGAACGTCGACACCAAGGACTTCGAACACCCCGGCGCGGACGCCATCGTGGCGACCGTGAAGCGCGAGATCGCCAACGGCCCGACCGTCCTCTTCCACGACGCTGGCGGCGACCGCTCCCAGACCCTGGCCGCACTGGGCCAGGTCCTGCCGTGGCTGCGCGAGCAGGGGTACGCGTACGGCTTCCCGGTGCGGTGA
- a CDS encoding DUF397 domain-containing protein has translation MASTTLDLSTTRWRKSSYSNGSGGNCLEVADGHPGLVPVRDSKRPSGPALVVNAAAWAPFIASVKAA, from the coding sequence ATGGCCAGCACCACCCTTGACCTGAGCACCACCCGCTGGCGCAAGAGCAGCTACAGCAACGGCTCTGGCGGGAACTGCCTCGAAGTCGCCGATGGCCACCCCGGCCTCGTCCCCGTCCGCGACTCAAAGCGCCCCAGCGGCCCCGCGCTCGTCGTCAACGCCGCCGCCTGGGCGCCGTTCATCGCGTCCGTCAAGGCCGCTTGA